In Mytilus edulis chromosome 13, xbMytEdul2.2, whole genome shotgun sequence, a single window of DNA contains:
- the LOC139500468 gene encoding protein lin-41-like encodes MASNPTFCGICDQRHITKPSSDWCSECNQALCTECKDFHALSKASQNHSTIAVSNYLALGSSFSQIEGHCSVHDEKYQLFCQPHDCLLCLSCLEEHAKCEAVVPISRLTKDVKTSESFLDNQKSLSDIILNLSKIQCHLEGNVQDIKKQKESFLQEIIQIREQIDSHLNQIENNLKTELDKLVDDQCNTNIGKTLKEIQKEQTKMENFQQQINVLNEYGSDLQIFFGQREISLKTETTYKYLQAFEDNGSLNKMRISHKIDRLIFAFLKEVKSLCSIQVQKIPSGIVLERSKHKQAQLVGVKKSSINDIKLKLEHTFKLRDDVSGCCFLPDGKLVLCDRSRNDSVIILHPHGELMFETSMSPSFAFDVAYNDDNTVAVSSDYPSYKQINIINIDTKTIRSIRTEDACSGITHKEESLIVCVRGKGIQKVNKQSGERTSIVSCKLGSWSYIVSSDNKLYYTNRDDNTVTCCDMGGNIIWTFKDENVLKDPRGIAVDNTGNIYTVSNNNNTLIVLSADGQKRRQLLSKDDGLHNPNALAYDKIRNRLCVLNLKNAGYLFDVTF; translated from the coding sequence ATGGCATCAAATCCTACATTTTGTGGTATATGTGATCAACGTCATATCACAAAGCCTTCAAGCGACTGGTGTTCCGAATGTAACCAAGCTCTTTGTACCGAATGCAAAGATTTCCATGCACTTTCCAAAGCTTCACAAAACCATTCCACGATAGCGGTATCTAACTACTTAGCTCTTGGCTCCTCCTTTTCTCAAATAGAGGGACACTGCTCTGTGCACGACGAGAAATACCAATTATTTTGCCAACCCCATGACTGTTTATTATGTCTTTCGTGTTTAGAAGAACACGCGAAGTGTGAAGCCGTCGTTCCTATCAGTAGGTTAACCAAAGATGTCAAAACTTCTGAAAGTTTTTTGGACAATCAAAAGAGTCTATCGGACATCAtattaaatctttcaaaaatacaATGTCATCTAGAGGGAAATGTTCAGGATATTAAAAAACAGAAAGAATCATTTCTTcaagaaataattcaaataagaGAACAGATTGACAGCCATCTGAATCAAATTGAAAACAATCTGAAAACAGAATTAGATAAACTAGTTGATGATCAGTGCAACACAAACATTGGCAAGACTTTGAAAGAGATACAAAAGGAGCAAACGAAGATGGAAAATTTTCAGCAGCAGATAAATGTCCTTAATGAATATGGATCAGATTTGCAAATCTTCTTTGGCCAACGAGAAATTTCATTAAAAACGGAAACCACCTATAAGTACTTGCAGGCATTCGAAGACAATGGTAGCTTAAATAAAATGAGAATTTCTCATaagattgatagactgattttCGCATTTTTAAAAGAAGTAAAGAGTCTATGCTCGATTCAGGTACAGAAAATTCCTAGTGGGATTGTCTTGGAGAGATCAAAACACAAACAGGCGCAATTAGTTGGTGTAAAAAAAAGTTCTATCAATGATATCAAACTCAAATTAGAACATACTTTCAAATTAAGGGATGATGTTAGCGGGTGTTGTTTTCTCCCAGATGGAAAGCTTGTTCTTTGTGATCGTTCGCGTAATGATAGTGTAATAATATTGCATCCACATGGAGAATTGATGTTTGAAACTTCAATGTCGCCAAGTTTTGCTTTTGATGTGGCATATAATGATGACAACACTGTAGCTGTATCATCAGACTACCCTTCCTACAagcaaataaatattataaacatagaTACAAAGACAATAAGGTCTATCCGTACTGAAGATGCATGTTCTGGCATCACACACAAAGAGGAATCACTAATTGTTTGCGTTAGAGGTAAAGGTATACAAAAAGTCAATAAACAAAGTGGGGAACGTACTTCTATTGTGTCCTGTAAATTAGGTTCGTGGTCTTATATTGTTTCTAGTGACAATAAACTATATTATACGAACAGAGATGACAATACCGTAACATGTTGTGATATGGGAGGTAATATTATCTGGACATTTAAAGACGAGAATGTATTGAAGGATCCTCGTGGTATAGCAGTTGATAATACAGGAAATATTTATACTGTCAGTAACAATAATAATACACTAATTGTGCTGTCTGCCGACGGACAAAAAAGAAGACAACTCTTATCAAAAGACGATGGACTTCACAATCCGAATGCTTTAGCTTATGACAAAATTAGAAATcgtctttgcgtgttaaatttaaaaaatgccgGATATTTATTTGACGTAACATTTTGA
- the LOC139501215 gene encoding uncharacterized protein encodes MASNLKFCGICDQRHLTKPSTDWCPECNQPLCAECKDFHALSKASQNHSTIAIANYLALDSSFRKVDVHCSVHDDKYVLFCLTHDCLLCLTCLEEHTKCDDVVRISKLTKDVKTSESFVVTQKSLSEIILNLSKVQCHLEENVQDIKNQKESILREIAHIRKKIDSHLDKIEQSLKTELCKEVDNQCNNIICKTLENIKIKKTNIEKCQQQMDELKRYGSDLQTFFGLQEISAKTSTTDQYLQTLDDDGSLNRVTISCKIDRKVSEFIEEVASLGTIQVQKVTSQLILERSKDKHAQLVRNKSTNAIKLKLVNTIKLDACVTGCCFLPGGKIVLCDRSEENLVQILNQYGKFIFEVSITPYFAFDVTSIDDKTVAVSSDNPNRKRINIIDVETKTRRSIATADKCYGITHKDGSLIVCVQGKGLQTVKTHSKESTTGVPCDLGSCSYITSWDNKIYYTNNKNHTVTCCDTADNIIWTFQDENVLMDPRGIAVDNAGNVYIVSSSQNKLIVLSADGQQSKQLWSKDDGLVEPYAVAYDKIKSRTCVFNLQNNGYLFDVIF; translated from the coding sequence ATGGCATCAAATCTTAAATTTTGCGGTATATGTGATCAACGTCATCTCACAAAGCCCTCAACTGACTGGTGTCCCGAATGTAATCAACCTCTATGTGCCGAATGCAAAGATTTCCATGCACTTTCCAAAGCTTCACAAAACCATTCCACGATAGCAATAGCAAACTACTTAGCCCTGGACTCCTCTTTCCGCAAAGTTGATGTACACTGCTCTGTACATGATGACAAGTACGTACTGTTTTGTCTAACGCATGATTGTTTACTCTGCCTGACGTGTCTAGAGGAGCACACAAAGTGTGATGACGTCGTTCGTATCAGTAAGTTAACCAAAGATGTCAAAACTTCCGAAAGTTTCGTTGTCACTCAAAAGAGTCTATCAGAAATCATATTGAACCTTTCAAAAGTACAATGTCATCTCGAGGAAAATGTTCAGGATATAAAGAATCAAAAAGAATCAATTCTCCGGGAAATAGCTCATATTAGGAAAAAGATCGACAGCCATCTCGATAAAATTGAACAATCTCTAAAAACAGAATTATGCAAAGAGGTTGATAATCAGTGCAATAACATTATTTGCAAGACTCtggaaaacattaaaataaagaaaacaaatatagaaaaatgtCAGCAGCAAATGGATGAACTGAAAAGATATGGATCAGATCTTCAAACGTTCTTTGGTTTGCAGGAGATATCAGCAAAGACAAGTACTACTGACCAGTATTTACAGACATTAGATGACGATGGCAGCTTGAACAGAGTGACGATTTCCTGTAAAATTGATAGAAAGGTTTCAGAATTTATTGAAGAAGTAGCAAGTTTAGGGACCATACAGGTGCAGAAAGTTACGAGTCAACTTATCCTAGagagatcaaaagacaaacatgCACAGTTAGTCAGAAACAAATCTACCAATGCTATCAAGCTCAAGTTGGTGAATACTATCAAATTAGATGCATGTGTCACCGGATGTTGTTTTCTTCCTGGTGGAAAAATTGTTCTTTGCGATCGTTCAGAAGAGAACCTTGtacaaatattaaatcaatacggaaaatttatttttgaagtttCCATAACCCCCTATTTTGCTTTTGACGTTACGAGTATTGATGACAAAACTGTAGCTGTATCATCAGACAATCCCAACCGGAAGCGAATTAATATCATAGATGTGGAAACAAAAACAAGGAGGTCAATTGCTACTGCAGATAAATGTTATGGAATTACACACAAAGATGGATCACTTATTGTTTGCGTCCAAGGGAAAGGACTACAAACTGTCAAGACCCACAGTAAGGAAAGTACTACGGGTGTACCATGTGATTTAGGTTCTTGTTCTTATATTACTTCCTGGGACAACAAAATATATTACACGAACAACAAAAACCACACCGTAACATGTTGTGATACGGCAGATAATATTATCTGGACATTTCAAGACGAGAATGTATTGATGGATCCTCGTGGTATAGCAGTTGACAATGCGGGAAATGTTTACATTGTAAGTAGCAGTCAAAATAAACTAATCGTGCTTTCAGCCGACGGCCAACAAAGTAAACAACTTTGGTCAAAAGACGACGGGCTTGTGGAGCCATATGCAGTGGCCTATGACAAGATAAAAAGTCGTACTTGCgtttttaatttgcaaaataacGGATATTTGTTTGACGTAATATTTTGA
- the LOC139500469 gene encoding uncharacterized protein yields MASNPKFCGICDQRHITKPSSDWCSRCNQALCTECKDFHALSRASQNHSTIAISNFLALDSSYSQLDEQCSVHDDVYVLFCQTHDCLLYLACLEDHIKCGDVVRISKLTKDVKTSASFVDTQKSLSDIILNLSKIQCHLEENICDIKKQKDSILQDIAQMREKINSHLDKIEHALKTELCNEVDNQCNNTFCKILEDIKRKQIDIEKFQRQMDDLACYGSDLQTFFSLRKITPRINSTDQYLQTLDDDASLNRVSISCKIDRQILGLVEEVASLGTIQVTQTPGQLILERSKDKQAQYVGMKKNSINDIKLKLVHTIKLTDSVTGCYFLPNGKFVLCDRSRNNYLKILHPHGELMFEISLSPSFAFDVTCIDDKTLAVSSAYFKQIHFINIDTKTIRSIHTKDVCYGITHKDGSLLCCIPGKEIRSYDIQNENSTTIVPCDLSSWSYV; encoded by the coding sequence ATGGCATCAAATCCTAAATTTTGTGGTATATGTGATCAACGTCATATCACAAAGCCCTCAAGCGACTGGTGTTCCCGATGTAACCAAGCTCTATGTACCGAATGCAAAGATTTCCATGCACTGTCAAGAGCTTCACAAAATCATTCCACGATAGCGATATCTAACTTCTTAGCTCTTGACTCCTCTTATTCCCAACTTGATGAACAATGCTCTGTACATGACGACGTGTACGTACTGTTTTGTCAAACCCATGATTGTTTACTCTACCTGGCGTGTCTAGAGGACCACATAAAGTGTGGAGACGTCGTTCGTATCAGCAAGTTAACCAAAGATGTCAAAACTTCCGCAAGTTTCGTCGACACTCAAAAGAGTCTATCAGACATCATATTGAACCTGTCAAAAATACAATGTCATCTCGAGGAAAATATATGCGATATAAAGAAGCAAAAAGATTCTATTCTCCAGGACATAGCTCAGATGAGGGAAAAGATAAACAGCCATCTTGATAAAATCGAACACGCTCTGAAAACAGAATTATGTAACGAGGTTGATAATCAATGCAATAACACTTTTTGTAAGATTCTGGAAGACATTAAAAGAAAGCAAATAGATATAGAAAAGTTTCAGCGGCAAATGGATGACCTGGCTTGCTACGGATCAGATCTTCAAACGTTCTTTAGTTTGCGGAAGATAACACCAAGGATAAATTCCACTGACCAGTACTTACAGACATTAGATGACGATGCTAGCTTGAATAGAGTGTCGATTTCCTGTAAAATTGATAGACAGATTTTAGGACTTGTTGAAGAGGTAGCGAGTTTAGGAACAATTCAGGTGACACAAACTCCGGGTCAACTTATCTTAGaaagatcaaaagacaaacaggcaCAGTATGTAGGCATGAAAAAGAATTCAATTAATGATATCAAGCTCAAGTTGGTGCATACTATCAAATTGACTGATTCTGTAACTGGATGTTATTTTCTTCCTAACGGAAAGTTTGTTCTTTGCGATCGTTCACGTAATAACTATCTTAAAATATTACATCCACACGGAGAATTGATGTTTGAAATTTCCTTGTCGCCCAGTTTTGCTTTTGATGTAACATGCATTGATGACAAAACTTTAGCTGTATCTTCAGCCTATTTTAAGCAAATACATTTCATAAACATAGATACAAAGACAATAAGATCTATCCATACTAAAGACGTATGTTATGGCATCACACACAAAGATGGATCACTACTCTGTTGTATTCCAGGTAAAGAAATCCGAAGTTATGATATCCAAAATGAGAATAGTACTACGATTGTACCATGTGATTTAAGTTCATGGTCGTATGTGTAA